The genomic window TGTTGTTTCCAATGTAGCCGATCCAAATCCTGGCTTATCGTTATCTACAATACCTCTTCTTTGTACAGTATGGCTTTGCCCACTATACTCTTCCATAGAAGCACCAATCAAAGCGGATACCGTATGATCTCCGAAAGATTTCTTAGCGAATAAACGTCCATCCCAGCTAAAACCTGTCGATCTCTCCACGGCTTCCGAATAGTACGAATTGTTAGGGTTAGAGAATTCTTTCCCTGTTTGTTGGTTCACTACTTTAAAGTAAGGATTCAATCGGTTGCGATATCTGTTCATAATATTACCACCTGCATTGGTAGTAAATGATAACCAATCGGTAAAATCATATTTGATACTAATATTACCAGATAAACGGTCTCTTGATTCATCGTCTTGGAAATACAATGCTTGATACAAGAAGTTGGCTTGCATTGCTTCTTGATCCGATGCTCCTTCGTAAATATTCTTCTCTGGATCTAATGGCGCCATGTAAGGCTTGTAACGGATTGTTTGGTTCAATAAGTTACCGCTTGGACGTTGTCTATCTTCTGTAGACAAGGCCAATGAAGTATTGATTGTCCATTTATCCGATTTGTAACTAGAACCACCTCTAAAGTTCAATCTTTCAAAATTAGAGTTGATGACGTTACCTTTCTGACCATAATAACCACCTGTTAAGTTGTAAGTAAATCCTGCACTAGAACCACCTGTTAGGTTGATGTTATATTGTTGTGTTGGCGCATAATCTTCAAAAACGATATCGTCTAGGTTGTTATCATTTTTGTAGTTGTTCTTATTTCTTGATACCAACATATTGATTTCATCATCAGAAATTCCTGGATTTAAGGCTCTTTGATGTAAGATGTCGAAATACGCTTGCTCTGAGGCATTCATTAATGGAGTGTTGGTAATGATCTTTCTCACACCATAGTTACCATCAATAGATACCTTTAATTTACCTTGATTACCAGTCTTTGTAGTAATCAAAATTACACCATTGGCACCACGAGTACCATAGACCGCACAAGAAGCCAAATCCTTAAGGATATCAATACTCGCAATTTCGTTAGGTGCTAATCGGGGATCTTCATTTTGAGGAATTCCATCCACCACATATAATGGTTGGTTGGCTCCTTCTACCTCAGATAGTGTACTTACACCTCTGATTTGAATTACCGCACTCTCACCTGGAGCACCCGAAGCAGCAGTCACACTCACACCGGCTACTTGTCCTTGTAATGCATCACCTAAATCGGAAGTGGTCATTTGCTCTAAGTTTTCCGCTTTCACGTGTGCTACTGCACCTGAAACTTCTTTCTTCTTTTGCTCACCATAGCCGATTTTAACCACCTCATCCAACATTTCTACTTCACTTTCTAATGTTACATTCAAAGTAGACTGAGATTTAATAGTCACGGTTTTCGTTTTCATACCTATAAATGAAAACACCAATACGTTTCCCTCTTCTACTACAATAGAAAAGTTACCATCGAAGTCGGTAATGGTACCTGTAGTAGTTCCTTGTAGAGTGACATTTACTCCTGGAAGGGGTAGATTATCGTCTTGTCCTATTACCTTACCGGAGATCACTCTATTTTGTGCATAGAGATTAGTAAAAGAGAATAGTAATAGAGTAATAGAAAAGATGATCCCTACCTTAAATTTTCTGGTTATCGAGTAGTATCCATTCATTTTTTCATTTCATCAATTAAGTTGCCTATTATTTATTGAAGCGAAAATCTTATAGAATATTAAAAAATTGTTCTTTATAAGAAGTCAAAAAATGTGTCGATTGTATTGTAATTTATTATTTCATTTCAATTTTAATTCATTTCAAAATTAAATATTAATTCATTGATTTGTCAGCGAATTTTGAAATTTTAATTCTAAAAAAATACAGATCGAAAAAAATCACTTGAACTTATAGAGACAAAGTATTAAAATTCTGATCGTTTTCATGAAATAAAAGTAGAAATATGATGAAAAATTGAGGTGACTTTAAATCAATTAAATGTTTTTTATAGTAAAAACATTTGATTATCAATCATTTAATAAGTTACTTTTAAACACTAATAGAGAAAAGAGATTTTTTAAGAAAAACGGCATTTTTACTTAAAGTCAACTTATTTACGCTGTTAACATCATTCACTCAAAGTTTTATTCTTATTAGTTTAGTATTAATTGAAATAATATTATATTTAAATTCAATGATGAAATGAAAAACAATTTTTTAAAATTTTCTGTACAACCGCAGAACTAAATCCTAATAAATGTATAGAATAAAACTACTTGCATTCTCTTGTTTATATTTATTTATATTTAGTGATAATTTATATGGACAAGCAAACGACCAATCATTAATTAATTTCACCACAAACGAAGGTTTATCTCATTTTGGTTTAACCTCTGTTTTAGAGGATCATAAAGGTTACATTTGGATAGGCAGCTATAATGGTTTAAATAAATTTAATGGCTACGATTTCGAGATCTTCAGAAACTCTGACGATAAAATAGTGATCAGTAATAATAAGGTGAGATCTTTATATCAGGATAAACATCATAATATATGGATTGGCACCGAAGATGGCATTACAATCTATTACTACGATCAACAAAAGTTCGTCAACTTCCCAAAACATCTGATCTCCAATTCAAAATCTGATCATCCTTTTATTATCAATAAGATTTTTGCAATCGATAATCAAATTGTATGTATTTCGGAATATGATGGTTTACTGTTCTTTAATCAGGATACCTATAAAATTGAAAGGGTGCATCCGATAGAAGTTAAGAATAAAACTTATCAATATATTTTTGATGCGATTAATTATAATGATGAATTGATTCTAATGACTACATCAAAAGGTCTTTTGATGTACAATGTGGCGAATGATACGCATGAGTATGTTTTTACCGATCGATTTGGTCCTGCAAAAAGTATTACGGTAGATAATGAAAAGAATATTTATGTGGCCTTATATAATGGGATCACTCACCTGCGCATTGTAAAACAGAATGACGACTATAAGTTCCATCAAATCAAACGTTTTTTCCAGAATGAACGATTCCTAAAAGTAGATGCTACAGTTGAAGGAAAACTTTGGTTGGGGTCTTTATCTAAAGGATGTTGGTTAGTAGAAAACCCGATTCTTGTTGAACGCAATACCACTCTAGATGAAAATTCATACAGCAAATACTTCGAAATTGGGCGTGTGAATGCCATTATGGATCTTACAAAAACCAATAAGGTTTGGATTTCTTCTTACAATGAAGGTTTGTTCTTGTATGATAGTCAGCCTCGGGCGTTTAGTTACAACGACCTCAATACGGATGAGTTAAGAGGACAACAGTTTAAAAACAAAGTTCTTGAGAGCACATTGTGGGATGATGAACATATTTTATGCAGTGTGTATTTAAGAGGTTTGGTGAATTACAATACGACTACGAATAAGATCGAACCGTTGCCAAAAGAGTTTAAAAACAACCCAATGCCGAATGCATGGTCATCGGTGATTAAAGATGATAAAGGTGGGAAGTGGTTAAGATATACAAAAGGCAGAGGAGTTTGGTATTATCAGCCGAAAGAAGAGGTAAGTCATTGGTACCCAATTAAAACCAATAAAGAATCGAAGCTATTAAAAGCAAGGTTAACTCAAATTACCACGGATCACTTCGGATATTATTGGTTAACAACCAATCAGGGGTTGTATAGAGTTAAGATGGATCAAAAAGGAAATGTATTATCTGATGAAAAATTAGTTGAGGAAGAACACATCCATATTTCTGAGGTGAATCACGTAAAAAGTGTATTGAACGATACCCTTAACCAAAGAATTTTAGTAGGAAATACATTAAGTGGGATGATTAACATCGACAATAGTAAAGATATTCCTTTAAGTAAGATGAAAAAAGTGCAATACTTTACACAATCTTCAAAAGAGAAATATCTTCCTTGTAATCATATCTCGAATATTATCAATTTAGCAGATGGGAACATTGCACTAGGAACAGAAGGTTCTGGTTTACTGATCCTTACAGAGCTAGGTGATCAGAAAGTGGTTTATAAAACCTATTCAGAAAGCGATGGTTTGGACAACAATATCATTAAAAAAGTGGTGGAAGATGACGAACATACTTTGTGGATTACGACGGATAGTGGTTTAAATCGTTTCAATCCGAAAACCAAAACGTTTAAACATTTCACCAAAGAAAATGGAATGCATACGTATGCTTTCGAAAACATCGGTTTTAAACAAAAGAATGGAGATATCTTCTTTGCTGGAGGTAATGGTATTTGTGGTTTTGATCCTGAAAAAACAGAGGTTTCCTCTAACCTACCTGAGTTTACTTTTGGCGATTTAGTGATTATCAATAAAACAGTGCATGTAAATGACAGTATCAATGGCAAGGTCATTTTAGATAAGCCGTTGTATCAACAAAAGGAAATCAATTTGGCTTATGATCAGAATATCTTTTCGATTGAATTATTATCATTACACTACTCGAATCCAAAGAGTTATAAATTAAAATATCGACTTTTACCTCAAGACGATGAATGGATAGAAACATCTTCTAAGTTTAAAAATGCATCATTTAACGGTTTACCTCCGGGATCTTATACGTTGGAAGCGATGGCATCAAATTCAAAAGATAAATGGACTGAACCGATACGTTTAGATATTGTCATCTCCCCTCCATATTGGAAAACACCGTTGGCCTACAGCATCTACGTGATGATAATCCTTGTGATTTTATTCTTTGTTGGTCGTTTTGTCTTGAACCACACCAAATTGAGACACAAATTAGAACTGGAACAAGTAGAAAGACATCGTGTGGACGAACTGAATAAAACAAAGGAAAAGATGTTTATGAATATCTCTCATGAATTCAGAACACCGATTACTTTAATTACTGGGCCTATCCAAGTACTATTGAAAATGTTCCAATCCAATCAGGATGCCTTTACACATTTGGACTTGATCAACAGACAATCGAAAAAAATGTTGCAATTGGTCAATCAGGTGCAAGATTTCCATAAAGCAGAACAAAGCATTTTAAAACTAAACAAAGAGAACTTTGATTTTAGTGATCTGATCGTCAATGTCAAAAAAGACTTTGAGCAATTGGCCGAAAAACAGAAAAAGAAACTATTGATTCAGGGAGAAGTCAATCAACTTTTCATTACAGCTGATGAGAATAAGTTAGAAATCATCCTCAACAACTTATTGAATAACGCTTTCAAGTTTACTAAAAAAGGTGACACAATTTCTATCCGTTACCATTATGATGCTGAGGGATTGAAATTTAAGGTAGAAGATACGGGGATTGGGGTGAAAGCCAAGGACTTACCTTATGTTTTCGATCGATACTATCAAAATGAAAATTCGAATACCTACTCTATTGGTTCTGGTATCGGATTGGCCTTTTCGAAACGATTGGTAGAAATGCACTACGGTAGCATCAAGGTAGATAGTACAGAAGGTGAAGGCACTTGCTTTACAGTCGCTCTTCCTGTAGAAGTAAATGCGAAAGAGGCGATGAACGAATCAAGAATGCAAGATCTTATCGCTCAAGAAGATGATGATGAAAAGCAGAAAATACTTCCTTCGGCACTGGAATTACCGACACATTTGTACGATGAAAGTCTGAAGAGTTTGAATATTTTCTATGTGGAAGACAATGAGGAATTAAGAACTTTCGTGAACAGCATTCTATCGGATTACTTTAATGTCACCACTTTCGTGAATGGTAAGGAATGCTTGGATCAGCTCGAAAAAGAATGGCCTGATTTGATTATCAGCGATATCTTGATGCCGGAATTAAATGGTCTAGAATTGTGTCAGAAAATAAAATCTGATGTCCGCACCTCTCATATTCCAATCATCTTGCTCACCTCAAGGTCTTCTTTAGACGACAAAGTAAAAGGTTTGGAAGTGGGCGCTGACTACTACATCTCTAAGCCATTCGAAATGAAACACTTAATTGCATCCGTTCAAATGTTACTGAAAAACAGAAAGCAATTGAGAGAACGTTTCCAAATCGATTTCCCTGTAGAAGTAGAGAAGAAAAACTCCAATAAAGAAGATGCGATCTTTATTGAGAAATTCTACGAATTGATAGAAGAGAACCTCGAAAATGAAGACATCGATATGAATGTGTTCGCCAAAGGACTTTACCTAAATCGTACGACCTTCTTCCAAAAGGTAAAAGCAATTACCAACTATACTCCTTACGAATTACTGAAGATCTACCGCCTGAAAAAAGCGGCTGAACTTCTCGTACAAGAACAATTGCCGGTGGCTGATGTTTGTGTGAGAACTGGCTTTAAAAATAGAACTCACTTTAGTAGAATGTTTAAGGAATACTATGGGGTTTCGCCGAGTAAGTATAGTAAGAGTTTGGAGCAGACGAGTTGAACTTATTAGTCCGAGGTCAAGGAAAATAATAACATAAAGAACTCCCACCTTTCGTAGCCCGAGGGGTTGAAACCCCTCGTTAAGGAAACGAGAAAAACATACTGCTGTTCGGGTAGAAAGAATGTTCAAAAAGATATATATGCGATCTACATCAAAAAAGGGGTTTAAACCCCTTTTTTAGTGTCATAGAAGTTGTATTTTATCAGATAGATTATCGGTATCCAAAACAACCTCTTGAAATAATTTCCTTAACGATGGGTTTCAACCCATCGAGGTATCTAAACATGCAGGTATCTAGGCATGGAGATATAGAGGCACGGAGGCATTGAGGCATCCAAGTATCAAGTGTGCAAGAATTGAAGGCTTCGAAAGCATACCCATCAATATAGAAAGTCATCAGTATCAGAACATAAAAACTCCCACCTTTCGTAGCCCGAGGGGTTGAAACCCCTCGTTAAGGAAACGAGAAAAACATACTGCTGCTCGGGTAGAAAGAATGTTCAAAAAGATATATATGCGATCTACATCAAAAAAGGGGTTTAAACCCCTTTTTTAGTGTCATAGCAGTTGTATTTTATCAGATAGAATATCGGTATCCAAAACAACCTCTTGAAATAGTTTACTTAACGATGGGTTTCAACCCATCGAGGTATCTAGGCATAGAGGCACGGAGGCATCGACGCATCCAAGCATCGAGTGTGCAAGAGTTGAAGATTAAGAGTGCATACCCATCAAAGTGGGAACTCATCAAACACAAACCACAAAAAAAGACCACTCCACAAGAGCAGCCTTTTCGATTAATTATCAAATATTGTTAGTTAAGTTTTGATCTATTTCTTTATGAATTTCATTCTCTTAATGTCTCCTTTTGTGGTTTTCAGCATAAAAATGTACATTCCTGATGGAAGCTGATCTAAAGAGAATGTAGTTTGTGTTTCCTTTTTCTCTAAAGTAATCATCAACTCACCTTGAGATGAGTAAACTTCAATCCATCCATTATCCAAACTCTTAATAGTCAACTGATCTGAAACCGGGTTTGGATATATAATCATAGAAGATTCCGATGGAGGTGTGATGCTTGTTGGAGGCAATCCGCCATCAGGTTCTTCTGGATATTCATCATCTGGATAAGGATATTCTGGAGCACCCTCATCTAGATCGTTTTTAAACTGAATATCATCGATATAGAATAAAGCTTTTGTACTTTGGATGTCACGTGATCTTAGCATTAACTGTAATCTATCGCCATCTTCGAGACTTTGATTTGAACTCCCATTTCGAGTAAAAGTCTGAGAGACAGTCACCCATTCTTCTTTTGGTAGATCTTTGATATCGACTTTTATAGTTGTTCTTGGATTGGATAAAATCACTTCAATAAAATCCACTTCTGTCTCTTGATCGATCCAAATTTGGAAGCTTACTTCATTTTCCCCAGAAGGTAAATTCATAGATCCATAAGGTGAGAAAATTGAATAGTTTCCTGAGAAATCTCCCTCTTTTTGGAAACGTAAACTGAACTCTCCCTCTGCTGCTTTTTCGTTTCTTATTCTCCAAGGGTGATTGGGGCTATTCCACCATTGCACACTTCTTCCTTGAAAATAAAATGGTCCCTCGAAGCCTTTTGCGTTAAAGAAGGATTGTGTTTCCTCCTTTTGCCACACTCTGATATAGTCTACTTTATATTCTAGAGGTTGTGTAAAATCTGCTTCACTAGGCAGGCCGTACCACCAGAAAACTTCCGAAGATAACCACAACTCATGAGGATAATCGTAACGCCATTGATCGTTCTTTTCTAATTCCTCTTTTGTTACTGATCTGAGAAGTTGACCATTGAAATAGGTCTTCATGTATTCTTTATCCCACTCGAAACCAAACACATAATAATCCTCAGCCATACGAACACCCATATCGTCTTCTACTTTCCAATTTTCGTGATCGTCTGCTTTATCGGGATCCCAACTGATAAGGTTGGTTCTGTATTTTCTTTCTAAGGTTTCTGGCTGATTTTGTGGATTTCCTATTGGTCGACGACCGTAGTTTTCGGTCATATCAATTTCTCCATGGTAACCTGTCGTCCAAAATGCTGAGGTTACTGAACCATCCGCTGCTTTACATCTAATTTCCATGTAGCCATATCGAAAAAATGTTTCACTCATTACACTTGCTTGAGTGATAGGTTTGCTACCGTCAGGGCCAGAAGTTGTTCCACCGTAATAACATCCGTTATTGGTTTCTAAAGCATAATCAAAATCGGGTTCCCAATTGGATGTTAGGATGAGTTCCCCGTTTTCGACTCTCACATTATGTCCGGCAAACTGACCAGGTGCCCTGCCCTTCCATTTTGCTCGATATTCATCATTTTCTCCGAGGATCCACCATTTTCCACGATTAAGATCGTCACCATTAAACTCGTCACTTGCCCATTTATTTAAGATCCAACCACCTTCGTTATTGGGATCTGATAGAGGGTTAACTTGTCCAAAAATATAAATTGATATTAGTGATAAAGTGGTGGTAAGTATAATTCTTTTCATTCGTCAGTGTTATTAGTCCATGCTGATTCATGGAGTTGTTTATCAATTGATTGCCCAAAAAAAAGAGGCTCCTCAAAACATATCAAGATTATTCATCATCGGTTTTCACCCATCATAATTGATCAAGAATGTTGAAACAGCCTCTTATATGGTATGCTATTAACTATTTACTTTTTTTGTGGATATCGCCAAATGTTCTTTCCAGATTTGGCATGTTGAATTTATCCCACTTCATTTCGAAGTTATAGTGTGGTGCATCGAAGAATTCTGGGCGTTTTTCCTCCCAAGTGTACGACCATTCGTTCACATCATTCTTCATGATACTCACTAGTTTTTTATTTTTTGCAGAGATATCTTTTGTTTCCCCAATGTCTTTTGTCAGATCAAATAATTGCCATTCTCCAGTACCGTCTGTGTATAATTTGTAGTTGTTTCTAACAACACCAGTTCTGTTATTGGCATTAAAATGACGCATTACGTAGATACTTTCGTCTTTTCTTGGATCTGTCTTTTCGATAATGTTCGTCCAAACATCCTTACCATCTAAAATTTTGCTCTTAGGGATACTTGCTCCTGCTAAACCGGCAAATGTTGGGAAGAAGTCTAAGGTAGAAATATTGTGTGTATATGTTCCTCCTTTTTCTAATTTAGAATTTGGGTAATACACGAACATTGGTACTCTAAAGCCGCCTTCGTAAGCATCACCTTTTTTACCTTGTAATGGAGTGTTATCAGCTCCTGCTGTTGTTTTACCACCGTTATCACTAATGAAAACGATCATCGTATTTTCTAGTTCTCCATTAGCCTCTAACCTATCAACTATACGCTTTACGTTATAATCGACATTGTATACCATGGCGGTATAAGTCAAACGCTTGCTTCCTTTTTCGGCAGCATTTTTTCCTAGATGCTTTTGCATGTCTTCGATATCACTTTCTTTGGCTTGAAGTGGAGTATGCGGAGCGTTGTAAGATAAATACAAGAAGAATGGCTCATCGTCTTTTGCAGATTCATCAAGGAAATCTAAAGTTGCATCAGTTAGTACATCCGTAAGGAACAATCCTTTTTCTGTTTCCAAGAATGTATCGTTTTTCATCATCGGACGATGGTAATCTTTTGCATACTGACCAATTTTATACTGAGAAGGATCGTAAGTGGCTGCAGGTAACCAAGAATTTGAATAGTATTCGTGACCTCCACCTAAGAATCCGTAGAAATAATCGAATCCTCTTTCGTTAGGATGGAATTCTCCTTCTTCTCCAAGGTGCCACTTTCCAACAATACCTGTATGGTAACCTGCCTGTTGCATCACATCAGACATAAACGTTTCTCCTTTTGCTACACCAAAACCAGAAAAAGCGGCTAAGTTAAATTGAGCTCCGAATACGTGAGGCATTCTACCTGTAAGTATACCTGCTCTCGATGGACCACAATAAGGATGCGTTACATAAGCAGATGTAAATACAGTTCCTTCACTTGCTAGTTTATCTAAATTAGGCGTATAAATATCTTTTGCTGAATTAGGCATAAAACCCATATCTGCATACCCTAGATCGTCCAAAACAATCATGATAATGTTTGGTCTAGGTGATTTGTCTTTGTCGTCGGCATGTGCAATATTCCCTAAGAAGAAGAGCACTAAAATTGCCATTAAGCTGTTGGTTAATTTTTTCATTTCTTATCAATACTTATTCTAAAAATTGATACTGCAATCTAGAAATAACCTTTAGAAGTGATGTCGTTTTCCGTCAAAAGAAAGATGGTTTACGTGTCAAAACATCATCTAAAGGTTATTTTAAGGACTATCTCGCCTCTTTAATGTTATTATTCTGCTTAAATGAAATTTCATCTATATAGAATAACGCTTGCTCCCCTTTAATGTCATCAGCACTCACCGAAATCTGAATTCTATCTCCTCCTTTTAAGGCTAAATCTGATGCCGCTTTTCTTTTGAAAGGAACTGTTACTTCTACCCACTTCCCTTTCTTCACGTCACTTAAGTTAACATTCACAGGTTTGAAAGGGTTCTGTAAGACAAAGGTTAATTTTTTGATGTCCGTCTTCTTATCTATCCAAATTTTAAAGGTTAACTCATTTTCTCCTTTCGGTAAATCAAGTGATCCAAATGGCGAGAAAATCGACGATTTGTTTTTGATTTTCTTATCCATTTTAAAGCGTAAGGCAAACGTTCCGTCAGAAGCCTTATCGTCTGATAATCTCCAAGGTTCTTTTCCTGGACACCACCAATTTACGCTTCTTCCTTGAAAAAAGAAGGGACCTTCAAAACCCAATGCATCAAAATGTGGACCCGTAGTTTCTTTTTGCCAGATTCTAACATAATCTACATAAAACTCTGCCGGTTCAGCCAAGTCTTCTTTGGTTGGTAAACCGTACCAAGAGAATACTTCCGAATTGATCCATAATTCTTGAGGAAACTGATGCATCCATTGGTTTTTCTCTTCCAATTCTGCTCGCGTGACATGTCGAACTAACTTTCCATCGATAAACGTTTTCATGTAGTCTTTGTCCCACTCAAAACCATACACATGGTAATCTTCTGCCAAACGATATTCCATTACATCTTCAGCTTTGTACGTTTTGAACTCAGGATCTTTTTTGGCTTCCCAATTGATCACATTCGTTCTGTATTTACGTTCCAATGCTTCTGGCTTATTTTCTGGATTTCCGATGGGTAGTTTACCAAAGTTTTCGATCATATCGATTTCTGATTTATACCCTGTCGTCCAGAAAGCAGAGGTTACTGGGGAATCGGCTACTTTACAACGAATCTCCATGTATCCATACTGAAAAAATGACTCACTCATAATACAAGCTTGAGTGAT from Flammeovirga yaeyamensis includes these protein-coding regions:
- a CDS encoding family 16 glycosylhydrolase, whose protein sequence is MKSTIKNIFKVGASLMALTTTSLFAQNPVSDPDNKEKWIFNETLSDEFDGNTLDKSKWWILGENGDYRSKWKGRAPGQFVAENVHVREGELVIQSKWDPDFEFIKEKNNGVFYGGTKDKFDKSHPITQACIMSESFFQYGYMEIRCKVADSPVTSAFWTTGYKSEIDMIENFGKLPIGNPENKPEALERKYRTNVINWEAKKDPEFKTYKAEDVMEYRLAEDYHVYGFEWDKDYMKTFIDGKLVRHVTRAELEEKNQWMHQFPQELWINSEVFSWYGLPTKEDLAEPAEFYVDYVRIWQKETTGPHFDALGFEGPFFFQGRSVNWWCPGKEPWRLSDDKASDGTFALRFKMDKKIKNKSSIFSPFGSLDLPKGENELTFKIWIDKKTDIKKLTFVLQNPFKPVNVNLSDVKKGKWVEVTVPFKRKAASDLALKGGDRIQISVSADDIKGEQALFYIDEISFKQNNNIKEAR